The following are from one region of the Nicotiana tabacum cultivar K326 chromosome 3, ASM71507v2, whole genome shotgun sequence genome:
- the LOC107829402 gene encoding uncharacterized protein LOC107829402, giving the protein MVDVDRRMTGLNPAHLAGLRRLSARAAAAAPSTPVPPRNSLLSFSSLADKVISHLKTSGIQVLAGLSDVEFARAEAEFGFAFPPDLKAVLSAGLPIGPGFPDWRSTGPARFQLRASIDLPIAAISFHIARNALWSKSWGPRPCDPEKAIKIARNALKRAPLLIPVFNHCYIPCNPPLAGNPIFYVDENRIFCCGFDLSDFFDRESSLFHQSSDPQILSKQRSLSEKSAGSSSNFSRRSLDTFSGGRTPRWVEFWSDAAVDRRRRNSNSSSSCSSSPERYFEMPKTEMPKWVDDYVDKIGSVLREGGWDESDVKEMVQVSASGFFEGEMILLDNQAVLDALLVKADRFSDSLRKAGWSSEEVSYALGFDFRPEKKEKKPAKKLSPELAERIGKLAESVTRSRSSS; this is encoded by the coding sequence ATGGTCGACGTAGACCGGAGGATGACCGGACTGAATCCGGCTCACTTAGCCGGCCTCCGTCGTCTCTCCGCCAGAGCCGCGGCTGCAGCACCCTCCACTCCAGTTCCTCCCCGTAATAGTCTCCTTTCTTTCTCCTCCCTTGCTGATAAAGTCATCTCTCACCTCAAGACCTCCGGTATTCAAGTCCTGGCTGGGTTATCTGACGTGGAGTTCGCCAGAGCTGAAGCTGAGTTCGGGTTTGCTTTCCCACCAGACCTGAAAGCGGTTCTCTCTGCCGGTTTACCCATCGGACCCGGTTTTCCTGATTGGCGCTCCACTGGTCCGGCCCGTTTCCAGCTTCGTGCTTCTATTGATCTACCCATCGCTGCTATCTCTTTCCATATAGCTCGTAATGCTCTGTGGTCTAAGTCTTGGGGTCCTAGGCCATGTGACCCTGAAAAAGCTATCAAGATTGCTCGAAATGCGCTCAAAAGAGCTCCACTTTTAATACCCGTTTTCAACCATTGTTACATTCCTTGTAATCCTCCTTTAGCTGGAAACCCTATTTTCTACGTGGACGAGAATCGGATTTTCTGCTGCGGGTTTGATTTATCAGATTTCTTTGATCGTGAATCATCTTTGTTCCACCAAAGTTCAGATCCTCAGATTCTCTCTAAACAACGCTCTCTAAGTGAAAAATCAGCTGGTTCATCGTCCAATTTTTCACGAAGGAGTCTCGATACGTTCTCCGGTGGTCGGACGCCGCGTTGGGTGGAGTTCTGGAGCGACGCCGCCGTAGATCGGAGGCGTAGGAACTCGAATTCGTCGTCTTCATGTTCGTCCTCGCCAGAACGGTACTTCGAAATGCCAAAGACGGAAATGCCGAAATGGGTCGATGATTACGTGGATAAAATCGGGTCGGTTTTGAGAGAAGGTGGGTGGGATGAATCGGACGTAAAGGAGATGGTACAAGTTTCAGCCTCTGGATTCTTCGAAGGGGAAATGATATTGTTGGATAATCAAGCAGTTTTGGATGCTCTCTTAGTGAAAGCGGATCGGTTCTCGGATTCGCTCCGTAAAGCCGGGTGGAGCTCCGAAGAAGTTTCATACGCACTCGGGTTTGATTTTCGACCggagaaaaaggagaagaaaccGGCTAAGAAGCTGTCACCGGAGTTAGCGGAAAGAATCGGGAAATTGGCTGAGTCGGTAACTCGTTCGCGGTCATCATCATAG